The stretch of DNA CTCCGCCCTGTCCGCCGTCCGCGCCTTCCACGAGCTGCCTCCCGCCGTCCGGTCGGCGTTCTACACGCTCGCGCCCGTCGGTGGCGTCAGCTTCAGCACGTACCGCAACGACCGGCCACGGCAGGCTGCCAGGCCCGACGCCATCCCCGTCCTGCCTTGGCGCGACAGCCTCACCATCAGCCTCGCCCCGCCGGGTCCCCACATGGGCCACTTCCCCGCGAGCTGCCGGGACCCGTTGCTTGAGTATCACCGGGTCATGGCGGAGTTCGGAAAGAAGAAGATCGGGGCGCTGCTGTCAGAGGCGCTCGGTGTCGGTGCAGAGTGGCTCGAGAAGACTATGCAGATGGAGGCTGCGTCTATGGCGTCCCACTACTATCCTCCATGCCCGGAGCCCGCGAAGGTGATCGGCGGTATGGACCACACCGACCCATTCCTGTTCACGGTGCTGGTGCAGGACGCCGTCGGAGGGCTCGTGGTGCATGTCGACCATGGGGAGTGGATAGACGTGCCGCCGGTGGCTGGAACGCTCTTAATAAACATCACAGAATTGCTCAAGGTAAGCTAAGTATATAAGCATGCGTTGCGATTGTTCTGCTTCTACTTCCGTCACCAACTTAGGCGCGCACACCATGCATGTAATTAATGGCTCATGCAGGTGTTTTCGAACGATGAGTACATTAGCATAGATCACAGGGTGAGGGTCAAGTCGATGAAGGAATCAAGGGTATCCATCGCCCTCTTCTTCAATCCAAGCGACTCCCACATAATCGAGCCTCTCCCGGAGCTCGTGACGGCAGACAAGCCCCGACGGTACCGGAGTTTCACCATGACTGAGTTCATGGAATCGAGAAAAGGCAAGTTCGGGAATGGCAGCTCGTCCATCCAGCAATTCGCGCTCACGAGCGAACCAAGCTCTTAATTAGTACCAGAGCTCAGCTGTCTCTCGATCGGCATCGGCATCATTACCTTTTGCCTCGGTTACTGTTGGTGGCCTTGTAttgatgcaaaatgtatttttgaTAGTGGCTTTGTATAAAGAAATGAAGGGAGTACTTACTATTATTACAGGACCTTGTATTTCTGGTGCGGTTTTAATCCCTCACTTCTACTCGAATAAAGTGGTCCAGGACTCCAGACTATGGCGATTGTCCTCCAATCGTGAGATCAGTCCTACCTACTTCATCTGTATCAAAATACAAGACTTTTTTAACTAGCCTACAAAAACGTTTTATATTTTGGTCCCCCTGCTCAAAATATAAGACCATTTATAGAGTTAAAAATGATTTTATATTCTGAGACGGAGAGACTAGTATATAGTTGTAAGCAAGTCAGGAGTTGAACGGTCAGGCAAACATACTAACCGTGGGAGTTATCAAGTCGCTAACTAAAACCACCAACAGTTTAAGTAGAATATAAGTGGCATCCCACTGCTCTTGTTTTGCTTGTCGTCCCAAGTGGTGGTGGAGGCGGGTTGTTTGGCGCGAGGAAGAGCGGTGACACGATGGTGACGCCGGGCTCGACCTGCCCGCAGACGCTAGTACGTCTCCCTCCCAATGTCCGTATGTGCAATTATTTATCTTTTGTTTTGATCAAGTTGGGCGTGGTCTCTCATCAGGAACAGAGAGAGGAATCAAAAGTCCCACTTCTAAGTGCTCTTTAAATCCACAAGTCAAAGTTTGAGATGTTTTTTGAACTAAGTTGAACTAAATGACTTACAAGTGGAATATAAGTGCGATCCCACTTGACACCCTAGGAGCGTCTGGTTGAATGGCTCATAGTGCGATCCCACCTGCAGCCGTGGTGGCTCACCTGCGCCTGTTTCGAGAGCCATGACGCCTTGTATGATAACACTGAAGAAGCGTCCTGCCAGCATTAAGGGTGTTGTTCCCAGCAAGGTGCCTTGGTATTTGAGACCATCATCGATCGTGGCCGGGTTTGGTCGTGCCAAGCATGTCCAACTGGTTGAAGCAAAGCACCACCGaggaaattatttggtgttattgtAGTGCGAATCTAAGGcagtttgtgacacttatagggcAGACTCAATAGATTGATCGAAAATATTGAATATAATTAAAAATGATGAACAAGTATTAAAAAATGTTGGAATAACTTTTAAAATGTTGAgcaagtatttgaaaaaaaaattaatAAGCATTCAGACAATGTTGAACGTGCATACAAGAAATATTGGTCGCTTATTAAAAAAATGGTTTTTGACACATACGAAAATGTGGAGTGAGAGCGAAAACAAACataagaaaaaataaaagaaaggCAACAAATGGAGGAAAAAATAAGAACCAAACAAAAATGAAGAAAAAACAAAAATGTAAGAAAACAAAAAACGAAGAAACAAATGCAAGCAAGAATGAAAAGAAATGGAGAAAAAAAGAAACAGaagaaaatatgaaaaaaaaaatGGCTCCAGTAGCCTCAAGTAGGACGAGCGCTAGAATTATACACAAGGGCGAGGCTGGCCTGGTAACTAACAGTGTTGCGCTTGGTCTATCAGTCGCGAACTTATCCAGGTTTCTCCAATTTTTCTTTGTTCCTTTTCTTTTAAACATACACGAACGGGACGGCCCACTAGCAACAGCGCGGGAGATTCTCTTTACGAGGCGGAGCAAAACACTCACGTAAAGTGAGAAATAGCTCTAGCGAATAACTTTTTCATGTGCTGATAAGTGGCGaactgcatgtgcatcatttgtgaatttttctgtttttctgtactttcatttattcaaaatgttttatctgTTAAACCATGCGTACAAATCTCAAACCGTTTTCACCTTTTTATTGCTCACATCGAGATATTGAAAACAGATTTCCTATTAATAGGTTTCGGCGAACTTTTTTCTCATAAAAGAACCGGAAACTGAAATAAAAGGCGGGAAAAACAAATACTAAAAACCGATTAAAAAGATAACAAAAAAACCAACAACCAAAAAATATGAATGGTAAAAAAAATGGAAATCAGTCCACTCCGGTGGTGCATGAGCAACAAGTCCCCAAAAAATGGAAATCAGTCCACTCCGGTACTAAAGGATAGTagcggtttgtgtcacaaaccgcaGTTCCACTCCGGTACTAAAGGGGATCGTGGGGCCCTGGCCTGACGCCGGTCTGCCACCACCCTTTtagttcgtggcacgaaccggtactaatggttcaacacaaaccgggactaatgcatagccgtttgaaccgggactaatggtaccattagtaccggaCCAAAATCGAACCGAGACTAATGTGTCTCACATAAGAtcgtttttctactagtggaagTTGGGTTGTGTGTGCTTGGCCGTGTAGGGTCGGTGTGCTGCATCGTTATGGCCACGATTGCGAGGTGGCGCGGCGGTAACGGAGTGGCCCATCATAGATGGCGTGCCTCAATCCGGTGAGGGTTGTTGGAGATGTGCAACATGACGAAAATCTTGCCCGTCTTCGGTCGGTGTTGGTGGCGAGGGCACCTACGTGGTGTTGCTACCCTCCTTGGAGGCATCACTAAGGTGTGTTGGCATGTCCCGCTCCTAGCTTGGATTGTTATCCCCAGGCAAAAGCCTTGGTTCATCTCGGACCGGCGATGGCAGCCTCTTGACGTCATTCCTCTGTTGGAAGCACAAGCATCGTGTGTGGAGACATGGCATGGATGTTCTGTGCTGAGGTTATTTGTGCTCGCCGGTGGTCCGAGTAGATATTCATCGATGCTATGTACGTCAGCGCCGGCGAGCTCAAGATGAAGATTGCCTCGGGACCGACCAAGTCCCGCCATCCACTCGCCATCTACTTCTAGGCATTAAAGAGTGGTTGATGTGTTGGTGTGTTGGCAAGGGGAGAGTCCGGTGGTAGTTGTCGCTCTTGGAGATATTGATAGGTGTAGGTCCAGATGTGGCTTTGTTGTTCTATTTAGGTCAAGTTCCTTTGCGTTGTGTTTGTAATGTGTGCGATGGTTTTTCTACGGATCAGCTCACATGGAATTCGTATGTTCGCGGGAGAGGTAGTCTCTTATAATTTTATTTTGCCTTGTATAAAAATATAATACGCCTCAAAAACATGTTCCGATTAGATAAAGTTGTTGAAAATAAAAACATAGAAACTTGTTGACAGGGCATCTAAATTTGCAATCATCGACTTTGTGAGAAACAACAAGCAAGTATACTATTCTTTTTTTTGCATGGTAATATATGTCTTATTCATATTATAAAGATCAAATAATAAGTCACGTAAAGATCGACATGAAAAAACTGAAGAAAAAGAATACTCTCTGAAAATGGGACACACTCCAAGTCTGAACTGAATACACCTCTCTGAAGGTTCGAGCTAGCTTTAGGGTGACGAATTAGTTTGGATCGTCCACGCTGCCTCCCCTCCCCCGGGCGACGAATCTCCACGCTGCTGCCGGCGGCTGGGATTGGATTGGATCGTCCCAGTCCCTCCCCTGTCCGCCTCTCCGGGAGCTGCCCCACCGCCGGCGGCAAGCATCCCGATCTGAATCTGATGCCTGGATCTCGGGACTGGGTGGGCCTCGCGGAGGGGCCGGCGGGGCTCATCGTCGACCGCTTCCTCGCCTACGACGTCGCCGAATACGTCCGCCTCCGTGCGTGTGCCGCTCCTGGCGGCGGTGCTCCTCGGATCCGCGCGGGCACAGTTCCATCCCTGGCGGTGGATCATGCTCGGCGAAGTACATGCTGCCCCCAGCCGCCGCTTCTTCCTCAACACATCCACCGGCGAGTGCGTGTAGGTGGACATCCCCGATCTCCGTGACCATGACGTGCTCGCTATCACCGCCGAGGGCCTCCTGGTCCTGCTTCATGAACCCGACCATGTCCGCCTGCTCTACCTGTTCACCGGCCACTTCCTCACAGACCTCCCGCCGGTCACCACGCTGCTGCCTCCATAAGATGACTTTCTTTGCATGCTCTGCTCCATGGATGGTATACTGCCAGTGGCTCCCACATTCACTaatagaaaacagggctttgatTAGGGCatggccagcccattagtcccggttcaatcacggaccgggacccatgggggcatacATCCCGATTCATGAGCCCAGGGGGCGACTGGGGCCTCGTGGGCATTTGTCCCGGTGCGGCATAACGAATTTGTCCCGGTTCTTGGCATGAACCCGGACCAATGGGCCTCACTCCTGGCCCACATAcgttggtcccggttcgtgactcgaaccgggacagaagggggagctttagtcccggttctatccacgaaccgggacaaatgagttgcctatatataccccctcgctgCAGCAGAGTACTCCACAGTGTTTtgttttttctggccggcgaggagaggccatttgggtgctctagctcacctcctatgcacatgcgGTGTTCGATGAAATttccgagccacactagttaagctttctcctctcgaaacTCGACCCCCGAGCTCCATTTTTCTTGAGATTTGCATAGGTTTAGCGGTCCTTCACGCcccgtcctcgtcttcaccgtcgtcgatcggccgcgccgatctcgtcgccggcaccaccgtggtgagcctcttgttctttatcttctttctgaaataaaaaaaaattcttactttagatagatatttgtctaattttcttacttttgacacacataattatatataatgcacgcagatgaaccggcaacgGATGTACGGTGACacacacacctccgagtacattaaggacCTGCATAAGTTTCttgaagtggctgaggcaaagaagcagaatggttttatgtgttgtccatgccctatatGTGGGAGTACGAAGTCTTAactctgaccggaaaatccttcacactcacctgctttataagggtttcatgccacactataatgtttggacgaagcacggagaaataggggttatgatggaagatagtgaagaagaagaggacgatgaaaACTATGTGTCCCCTGAATACCGTGATGCTGCAAagggggaagctgctgaagatcaagaggaaccagacgatgtgctcgatgatgatgatctccgctgggtcattgttgatgcaaggaCACAGTGCGAAAGTCAAAaagagaagctgaagttcgatcgcatgttagagggtCACAAAAAaaggttgtaccccaattgcgaagatggcaacacaaagctcggtaccgtgcTGGAATTGCTGAAGTGGAAGACAGAGAATATTGTgtctgacaaaggatttgagaagctactgaaaatattgaagaagaagcttccaaacgataacgaattgcccgactgTACGTACGCAGCGAAGAAGGTCGTacgccctctaggattggaggtgctgaagatacatgcatgccctaatgactgcatcctctatgCGGTGCGTACGAGTATTTGAACGCaagcccggtatgcggtgcattgcagtataagatcagacgagatgaccctggcgatgttgacggcgagccccccaggaagagggtacctgcgaaggtgatgtggtatgctcctataataccacggttgaaacgtctgttcagaaacgaagagcatgccaagttgatgcgatggcacacaGAGGACGTAAgtaagacgggaagttgagaacacccgctgacgggtcgcagtggataaaaatcgagagaaagtactgggttGAGTTTGCAGgcgacccaaggaacgtatggtttggtttaagtgcggatggcattaatccttttggggagcagagcagcaatcacaacacctggcccgtgactctatgtatgtataaccttcctccttggatgtgcatcaGGCGGAAGTTTATTATGATGctagttctcatccaaggccctaagcaacccggcaacgacattgatgtgtacctacggccattagttgaagaacttttacagctatggaatggaaacggtgtacgtgtgtgggatgagcacaaataggaggaatttaacctgcatgcgttgctgtttgtaaccatcaacgattggcccgcttttagtaacctttcaggacagacaaacaagggataccacgcatgcacacactgtttagctgacacaaaaagtatatacctggacaaatgcaggaagaatgtgtacctgggccatcgtcgatttcttccgaccaaccatcaatgtcgaaagaaaggcaagcatttcaaaggcgaggcagatcaccgaaAGAAGCCCGCCATGTGTACCgatgatcacgtacttgctatggtcaatgatttacacgtattctttggaaagggtcccggcggactagctgttccgaatgatgctgagggacgcgcacccatgtggaagaagaaatctatattttggaaCCCACCCTACttgaaagacctagaggtccgctcttcaatcgacgtgatacacgtgacgaagaacctttgcgtgaacctgctaggcttcttgggcatgtatgggaagacaaaagatacaccggaggcacgggaggacctgcaacatttgcacgaaaaagacggtatgcctccaaagcagtatgaaggtcctgccagttacgctcttaccaaagaagagaaggaaatcttcttggaatgtctgctcagtatgaaggtcccgactggcttctcgtcgaatataaaggaaataataaatatgccagagaaaaagttccagaacctaaagtctcatgactgccacgtgattatgacgcaactgctttcggttgcattgagggggcttctaccggaaaacatccgattagccattgtgaagctatgtgcatttct from Triticum urartu cultivar G1812 chromosome 3, Tu2.1, whole genome shotgun sequence encodes:
- the LOC125549500 gene encoding 1-aminocyclopropane-1-carboxylate oxidase homolog 1-like, which gives rise to MAGTRDDYDVTAALDEFYASRTGVCGLVESGVTIVPPLFLAPNSPPPPPLGTTNFIIPTIDLSLPRSVIVPLVHAAARTCGIFYVTNHGVPADVIDSALSAVRAFHELPPAVRSAFYTLAPVGGVSFSTYRNDRPRQAARPDAIPVLPWRDSLTISLAPPGPHMGHFPASCRDPLLEYHRVMAEFGKKKIGALLSEALGVGAEWLEKTMQMEAASMASHYYPPCPEPAKVIGGMDHTDPFLFTVLVQDAVGGLVVHVDHGEWIDVPPVAGTLLINITELLKVFSNDEYISIDHRVRVKSMKESRVSIALFFNPSDSHIIEPLPELVTADKPRRYRSFTMTEFMESRKGKFGNGSSSIQQFALTSEPSS